A stretch of Henckelia pumila isolate YLH828 chromosome 4, ASM3356847v2, whole genome shotgun sequence DNA encodes these proteins:
- the LOC140860164 gene encoding CBS domain-containing protein CBSX1, chloroplastic isoform X1 translates to MMSASPPESLFLSSLRPTSAAFHRLLPCSFLFPLGPKLSLPTNLVSVSYQNSSSHGLVVAAAGSTLTAKVPRNGVFTVGDFMTKREDLHVVKPTTTVNQALETLVKNRITGFPVIDDEWKLVGLVSDYDLLALDSVSGTGRSDTDMFPEVDSTWKTFHEIQKLLSKTNGKVVGDLMTPAPMVVREATNLEDAARLLLKTKYRRLPVVDGDGKLVGILTRGNVVRAALEVKQDELEA, encoded by the exons ATGATGTCAGCCTCGCCGCCGGAATCTCTCTTCCTCTCTTCCCTCCGCCCCACCTCCGCCGCGTTCCACCGTCTGCTTCCCTGCAGCTTCTTATTTCCGCTCGGACCGAAACTGTCTCTTCCCACGAATCTTGTCTCAGTATCCTACCAAAATTCCAGCTCACATGGGCTCGTTGTCGCTGCCGCTGGCTCCACTTTAACTGCCAAAGTT CCAAGAAATGGGGTGTTCACTGTGGGTGATTTCATGACAAAGAGAGAAGATTTGCATGTTGTAAAGCCCACCACTACTGTCAATCAAG CTTTGGAAACTCTTGTCAAGAATAGGATAACTGGTTTTCCAGTGATTGATGATGAGTGGAAGTtg GTCGGTCTTGTGTCGGACTATGATTTATTAGCGCTGGACTCTGTCTCAG GTACTGGAAGATCGGATACAGACATGTTTCCTGAAGTTGATAGCACTTGGAAA ACATTCCATGAAATACAAAAGTTGCTTAGCAAAACCAACGGAAAAGTGGTCGGTGATTTGATGACACCAGCTCCGATGGTTGTTCGTGAAGCCACCAATCTCGAGGATGCGGCAAG ATTGCTGCTCAAGACAAAATACCGCCGCCTTCCTGTCGTCGATGGGGATGGCAAGCTG GTCGGCATCCTTACTCGAGGTAATGTTGTTAGAGCTGCTCTGGAAGTTAAACAGGATGAATTAGAGGCATGA
- the LOC140860164 gene encoding CBS domain-containing protein CBSX1, chloroplastic isoform X2 gives MMSASPPESLFLSSLRPTSAAFHRLLPCSFLFPLGPKLSLPTNLVSVSYQNSSSHGLVVAAAGSTLTAKPRNGVFTVGDFMTKREDLHVVKPTTTVNQALETLVKNRITGFPVIDDEWKLVGLVSDYDLLALDSVSGTGRSDTDMFPEVDSTWKTFHEIQKLLSKTNGKVVGDLMTPAPMVVREATNLEDAARLLLKTKYRRLPVVDGDGKLVGILTRGNVVRAALEVKQDELEA, from the exons ATGATGTCAGCCTCGCCGCCGGAATCTCTCTTCCTCTCTTCCCTCCGCCCCACCTCCGCCGCGTTCCACCGTCTGCTTCCCTGCAGCTTCTTATTTCCGCTCGGACCGAAACTGTCTCTTCCCACGAATCTTGTCTCAGTATCCTACCAAAATTCCAGCTCACATGGGCTCGTTGTCGCTGCCGCTGGCTCCACTTTAACTGCCAAA CCAAGAAATGGGGTGTTCACTGTGGGTGATTTCATGACAAAGAGAGAAGATTTGCATGTTGTAAAGCCCACCACTACTGTCAATCAAG CTTTGGAAACTCTTGTCAAGAATAGGATAACTGGTTTTCCAGTGATTGATGATGAGTGGAAGTtg GTCGGTCTTGTGTCGGACTATGATTTATTAGCGCTGGACTCTGTCTCAG GTACTGGAAGATCGGATACAGACATGTTTCCTGAAGTTGATAGCACTTGGAAA ACATTCCATGAAATACAAAAGTTGCTTAGCAAAACCAACGGAAAAGTGGTCGGTGATTTGATGACACCAGCTCCGATGGTTGTTCGTGAAGCCACCAATCTCGAGGATGCGGCAAG ATTGCTGCTCAAGACAAAATACCGCCGCCTTCCTGTCGTCGATGGGGATGGCAAGCTG GTCGGCATCCTTACTCGAGGTAATGTTGTTAGAGCTGCTCTGGAAGTTAAACAGGATGAATTAGAGGCATGA
- the LOC140860165 gene encoding ethylene-responsive transcription factor ERF011-like produces MEGGGGGGVSETGGASKAAARRRSDNPYKGIRMRKWGKWVAEIREPNKRSRIWLGSYCSPVAAARAYDTAVYYLRGPTAKLNFPGELSAGGLQDLSADSIRRVAAEVGARVDALHGGGGKREHATNQYPPLKPSWFHDHDIDLNKEPEPEPEDQSEEYW; encoded by the coding sequence atggagggtggcggcggcggcggcgttTCAGAGACTGGCGGCGCGAGCAAGGCTGCGGCGCGGAGGAGGAGCGACAATCCATACAAGGGCATAAGGATGCGCAAGTGGGGCAAGTGGGTTGCGGAGATAAGGGAGCCCAACAAACGATCCAGGATTTGGCTAGGCTCTTACTGCTCCCCGGTGGCGGCCGCCAGGGCCTACGACACGGCTGTGTACTACCTCCGCGGACCCACGGCCAAGCTCAATTTCCCCGGAGAGCTCTCCGCCGGAGGACTTCAGGACCTCTCCGCCGACTCCATAAGGAGGGTGGCGGCGGAGGTCGGTGCTAGGGTGGACGCGCTGCACGGCGGCGGCGGCAAGAGGGAACATGCAACCAATCAATATCCCCCGCTCAAGCCCTCTTGGTTCCATGATCATGACATTGATCTGAACAAGGAGCCCGAACCAGAGCCCGAAGACCAATCTGAGGAATATTGGTGA